A genomic region of Brevibacillus sp. JNUCC-41 contains the following coding sequences:
- a CDS encoding methyl-accepting chemotaxis protein, whose translation MNKLSTKIGFVLLTGMIITLIGSLLLMYKSTNDTVEKTIAMSSLDIASNISQGINPTSYADFLSNQSETSTYWEIREQLDDYRQKTGALYVYTLGINESSEKVHILIDGTGKGDKKAAPISTPTTATSYQDVESVMKGKVSTTSIVHDPEYGDYLSVFVPIKKGDEVIGILGVDIDASKVDTTASKVLGGILPLTIIINVILMAIVVGALIWFLTRKLSPLLKVSLAAKEISNGDLLTANKLISNIKVNGNDEIKVLVKSFEEMITNTIMIVNSMKSSSFQILESSSDIEHKIKEMDTSTQYIVNGIQQVAGAAEVQLHRSEESSRVIEEMTIGIQRIAEASSEVSEQTNHVSARMSIGNKDINELSSQILQVKDVMLQTSSKIKKLDEQANEIVNIVHLITGIAEQTNLLSLNAAIEAARAGEQGKGFAVVSNEVRKLAVGTKESAINIQESLLHFKSIINESVKMMETGTKEVEEGTKFVLNTRETFKQTIESFKRVSDQIQEISAITEQMAASSQEINASIEDFAGLTRETAVASKQVAQSTDQQAKSMEDISFSTSSMVKLANDLETSVEQFNA comes from the coding sequence ATGAATAAACTCAGTACGAAAATAGGTTTTGTTCTTTTAACAGGCATGATCATCACATTAATTGGAAGTTTACTATTGATGTATAAAAGTACAAATGATACGGTCGAGAAAACAATCGCTATGAGCAGTTTAGACATAGCTAGCAACATCTCTCAAGGAATAAATCCAACATCTTATGCTGACTTTTTAAGTAATCAATCCGAAACCTCTACATATTGGGAGATACGCGAACAGTTAGACGATTATAGACAAAAAACTGGAGCATTGTATGTATATACATTGGGGATTAACGAAAGTAGCGAAAAAGTCCATATTCTTATAGATGGAACGGGTAAGGGAGATAAAAAAGCAGCTCCCATTTCAACACCCACAACCGCAACTTCATATCAGGATGTAGAAAGCGTCATGAAGGGTAAGGTTTCTACCACTTCCATCGTTCATGATCCTGAATATGGTGACTATTTATCCGTTTTTGTTCCCATCAAGAAAGGGGACGAGGTCATAGGAATACTAGGGGTGGATATTGATGCCAGCAAAGTCGACACTACGGCCAGCAAGGTTTTGGGTGGCATCCTTCCCCTGACCATAATAATCAATGTAATCTTAATGGCGATCGTAGTCGGTGCCTTAATATGGTTCTTGACTAGAAAGTTAAGCCCCCTTCTCAAGGTCAGCTTGGCTGCAAAGGAAATCTCAAATGGAGATTTATTAACAGCCAATAAACTGATAAGCAACATAAAAGTAAACGGGAACGACGAAATCAAGGTTTTAGTGAAATCCTTTGAAGAAATGATTACCAATACAATTATGATTGTCAACTCCATGAAAAGCTCATCTTTCCAGATTTTGGAGTCATCAAGTGATATCGAACACAAAATCAAAGAAATGGATACTTCCACACAATATATAGTTAATGGCATTCAGCAAGTCGCAGGAGCTGCGGAAGTACAATTGCACAGAAGTGAAGAATCATCGAGGGTCATCGAGGAAATGACCATAGGAATACAAAGAATTGCAGAAGCTTCTTCAGAAGTCAGCGAACAGACTAATCATGTTTCAGCTAGAATGTCCATTGGAAATAAAGATATAAATGAACTCTCAAGTCAAATTCTGCAAGTAAAAGATGTGATGCTACAAACAAGTTCAAAGATAAAGAAATTGGATGAACAAGCAAATGAGATTGTGAATATTGTACATTTAATTACCGGAATTGCCGAGCAAACAAACCTGCTATCACTAAATGCGGCAATTGAAGCTGCCAGGGCCGGTGAACAGGGTAAAGGTTTTGCGGTGGTATCGAACGAGGTACGGAAATTGGCAGTGGGTACGAAGGAATCTGCTATCAATATACAAGAGTCCCTCCTACATTTTAAATCCATCATAAATGAGTCAGTGAAAATGATGGAAACTGGAACTAAAGAGGTAGAGGAAGGGACAAAATTTGTCCTGAATACAAGAGAAACTTTTAAACAGACCATAGAATCTTTTAAGCGTGTTAGTGATCAGATTCAAGAAATATCAGCCATTACAGAACAAATGGCAGCAAGTTCCCAGGAAATCAATGCTTCGATAGAAGATTTTGCGGGATTAACAAGGGAAACTGCAGTGGCTTCAAAACAAGTGGCACAATCAACAGATCAACAAGCTAAATCCATGGAGGATATATCCTTCTCGACCTCCTCGATGGTAAAGCTAGCTAATGACCTGGAAACATCTGTTGAACAGTTTAACGCGTAA
- a CDS encoding GT-D fold domain-containing glycosyltransferase, protein MVEGNYHFEKYLLDNMKVIKLLDQAIKQNKGFSLARFGIGEISYLSWPANGLLVQEFKRYESYAGVSNSPELIRRELVRALRDTDIAGLITPWRLDPWAKQTRNVLKQLKFMPLKACCAWIMQSLLDEGTLWPWLSNKKVFLVGRRSKEAEIVFKEQGVQITGSIGLNGYEELNRVQNELQSNQEWEMALISAGIPATILAPRIAKLTQKVAIDFGHALDMILDGKEYKHSDLVKKWNDQFS, encoded by the coding sequence TTGGTTGAAGGAAATTATCACTTTGAGAAATACTTATTAGATAATATGAAGGTGATAAAATTATTGGACCAAGCGATAAAACAGAATAAAGGCTTTTCTCTTGCTCGTTTTGGAATAGGTGAAATAAGCTATTTAAGCTGGCCAGCCAATGGATTATTAGTTCAAGAGTTTAAACGGTATGAATCTTATGCGGGCGTATCCAATTCACCAGAGTTAATTAGGAGGGAATTGGTCAGGGCATTGCGGGATACAGACATTGCTGGTTTGATAACTCCTTGGAGACTGGATCCTTGGGCTAAACAAACTCGAAATGTACTTAAACAACTGAAGTTCATGCCTTTGAAAGCCTGTTGTGCTTGGATCATGCAGAGCCTCTTGGACGAGGGGACATTATGGCCATGGCTGAGTAATAAGAAGGTATTTCTTGTTGGCCGCCGTTCAAAAGAAGCCGAAATCGTTTTTAAAGAACAAGGCGTACAAATTACTGGCAGTATAGGTTTAAATGGGTATGAAGAGTTAAATCGAGTACAAAATGAGCTCCAGTCTAATCAGGAATGGGAAATGGCGTTAATTTCCGCCGGGATTCCGGCAACCATTTTAGCTCCAAGAATTGCTAAATTGACCCAGAAGGTTGCCATCGATTTCGGGCATGCCCTTGATATGATTCTTGATGGAAAAGAATACAAACATTCTGATCTAGTAAAAAAGTGGAATGATCAGTTTTCCTAA
- a CDS encoding DUF1360 domain-containing protein, translated as MFTIEWLDFLILILATFRLTHLIVFDEITSFIRKPFLTATIQENASGQLEEIIEIKGSGLRYFIGSLLSCYWCVGFWCSLITVLTYYYFPAAFPILLVFAVAGAAAFIESKS; from the coding sequence GTGTTTACTATTGAATGGCTTGATTTTCTTATTTTAATATTGGCTACCTTCCGGTTAACTCATTTAATTGTATTTGATGAAATCACATCATTCATCAGAAAACCTTTCTTGACTGCCACCATCCAAGAAAATGCCTCTGGACAACTGGAGGAAATCATTGAAATAAAGGGATCAGGACTTCGTTATTTCATAGGTTCGCTTTTAAGTTGTTATTGGTGTGTAGGGTTTTGGTGCTCCCTTATTACTGTACTTACTTATTATTATTTTCCTGCTGCTTTTCCAATCCTATTGGTCTTTGCTGTTGCGGGAGCTGCCGCCTTTATTGAATCTAAATCATGA
- a CDS encoding Lrp/AsnC family transcriptional regulator: MESIVSKVLDNVDIQILDLLQKDAQISNTELAKRVKLSPPAIHSRIKRLENEGFINGQVAILNQEKLGFDLLCFIFMSTNIHQAEKLEVLEKALASMSEVLECHCLTGEYDYLLKVANKDRKELEIFIRKLNKLGITRIQTSLALREIKYSTVLPI, translated from the coding sequence GTGGAATCTATCGTAAGCAAGGTTCTTGATAATGTTGATATTCAAATTTTAGATTTACTGCAAAAGGATGCACAAATAAGCAATACTGAGCTTGCAAAGCGTGTCAAGTTATCTCCACCAGCTATACATTCAAGGATAAAACGTTTGGAAAATGAAGGATTTATTAATGGACAAGTAGCAATTTTAAACCAGGAGAAGCTAGGTTTTGATTTATTATGTTTTATTTTTATGAGTACGAATATACATCAAGCTGAAAAACTGGAAGTTTTGGAGAAGGCATTAGCTTCTATGTCAGAAGTATTAGAGTGCCATTGTTTAACAGGTGAGTATGATTATCTTTTAAAAGTGGCTAACAAAGATCGGAAGGAATTGGAAATATTTATTAGAAAGTTAAATAAACTAGGTATAACAAGAATTCAAACTAGCCTAGCTCTCAGAGAAATTAAATATTCAACAGTTTTACCCATATAG
- the dapA gene encoding 4-hydroxy-tetrahydrodipicolinate synthase, giving the protein MNFGQVLTAMVTPFNHNDEVDFNATRTLVNYLITNGSDGLVIAGTTGESPTLTAEEKVDLFKMVVEIVDGRVPVIAGTGSNNTKASISLTKQAEAAGVDGIMLVTPYYNKPSQEGLFQHFSAIAHSTSLPVMLYNIPGRSVVNMSVETIVSLSKINNIVAVKEASGDLDAMAQIISKTTSHFTLYSGDDGLTLPVFAIGGTGIVSVASHIIGNEMQEMINSFKNGDVQGAATAHRNLLPIMKALFAAPSPAPVKSALNMRGLNVGGVRLPLVPLNDEEKRALQIALQPSNAEGILLSK; this is encoded by the coding sequence ATGAATTTTGGCCAAGTTTTAACCGCAATGGTTACCCCGTTTAATCATAATGATGAGGTTGATTTTAATGCTACGAGAACTTTAGTAAATTATTTAATTACTAATGGTTCTGATGGATTAGTAATAGCTGGTACAACTGGAGAGTCTCCCACATTAACTGCAGAAGAGAAAGTGGATTTATTCAAAATGGTTGTAGAAATTGTTGATGGAAGAGTTCCAGTCATAGCTGGAACTGGCTCAAATAACACGAAGGCCTCCATCAGCTTAACCAAACAAGCAGAGGCAGCAGGAGTCGACGGAATCATGCTCGTTACCCCATACTATAACAAGCCGTCTCAAGAAGGATTATTCCAGCACTTTAGTGCTATTGCCCATTCAACATCATTACCGGTAATGCTTTATAATATCCCAGGACGAAGTGTCGTGAACATGTCCGTTGAGACGATTGTTAGCCTCTCAAAAATCAACAATATTGTGGCAGTAAAAGAAGCAAGTGGTGACTTAGATGCCATGGCACAAATCATCAGCAAAACAACTAGTCATTTTACATTGTACAGCGGCGATGATGGGTTAACATTACCGGTTTTTGCCATCGGAGGAACAGGCATTGTTTCGGTTGCTTCCCACATAATTGGCAATGAAATGCAAGAAATGATCAATAGCTTTAAAAATGGGGATGTCCAAGGTGCTGCCACTGCACATCGCAACCTTCTTCCAATTATGAAAGCATTATTTGCTGCACCAAGCCCAGCACCGGTAAAATCAGCATTAAATATGCGGGGGTTAAATGTTGGAGGTGTCCGCTTACCATTGGTCCCTTTAAACGATGAAGAAAAAAGAGCACTGCAAATAGCTCTACAACCGAGTAACGCAGAAGGAATTTTGTTAAGTAAATAA
- a CDS encoding GNAT family N-acetyltransferase codes for MFPILETERLILRELVEDDAVDILKCFSNPEVLRYYGQTPLTNTVQVKQIIRKFSKNFDEKRGIKWGIELKGKDGIIGTIGLQEWSHEHKRAELSYALFPNEWGNGYATEAVSKVISYGFKELDLTRIGAVVFIENKASNKLLTNLGFKKEGILRNYMYQNDVSFDTNLYSLITANPQ; via the coding sequence ATGTTTCCTATATTAGAAACTGAACGGTTGATCTTGAGGGAATTGGTGGAAGATGATGCAGTGGATATATTAAAATGCTTTTCCAATCCAGAGGTATTACGATATTATGGGCAAACTCCATTAACAAATACAGTTCAGGTGAAGCAAATCATTAGGAAGTTTTCAAAGAATTTCGATGAAAAACGCGGTATTAAATGGGGAATTGAATTGAAAGGGAAGGATGGCATCATTGGGACAATTGGATTACAAGAATGGTCTCATGAACATAAGAGAGCAGAACTGAGCTATGCACTTTTCCCAAATGAATGGGGAAACGGTTATGCAACGGAAGCTGTCAGTAAGGTGATTTCTTATGGCTTTAAAGAGCTTGACCTAACTCGTATCGGAGCAGTTGTTTTTATTGAAAATAAAGCATCCAATAAGTTGTTGACAAATTTAGGGTTCAAAAAAGAAGGGATATTGAGAAATTATATGTACCAAAATGATGTTTCATTTGATACTAATCTATACTCTTTAATAACGGCAAATCCTCAATAA
- a CDS encoding HPP family protein translates to MMEFEKSLEKSLSNQQNAGLTAYLKKMKGEAREKDRIDYMDSFVSAIGGLIAIIIISFIAVYLGYPMALAPLGASCVIVFGAHKSLLSQPRNVVGGHIISTTSALIIWSIFGKSLFIIGLVLAIVLIIMTFTKTVHPPAAASALVSINSQVGWGFLIPIVIGTLLLVFVSMIYNNLFQTRQYPKHWL, encoded by the coding sequence ATGATGGAATTCGAAAAAAGTCTTGAAAAAAGTTTGAGCAATCAACAAAATGCAGGTTTAACAGCATATTTAAAGAAAATGAAGGGCGAAGCTAGAGAAAAAGACAGAATTGATTATATGGATTCCTTTGTTTCAGCCATAGGTGGACTCATTGCCATTATCATTATTAGTTTTATAGCTGTCTATTTAGGATATCCTATGGCATTAGCTCCTCTTGGGGCGAGCTGCGTTATTGTTTTTGGTGCGCATAAAAGTCTCTTGTCACAACCCCGTAATGTTGTTGGTGGACATATAATCTCTACAACATCAGCCCTTATCATTTGGAGCATTTTTGGTAAGAGCCTATTCATTATTGGTCTGGTACTGGCTATTGTATTAATTATAATGACTTTTACAAAAACCGTTCACCCTCCCGCAGCAGCAAGTGCCCTTGTTTCGATCAATTCTCAAGTTGGTTGGGGATTCCTGATTCCGATTGTAATAGGTACCTTATTATTAGTTTTTGTATCGATGATTTATAATAATTTATTTCAAACAAGACAGTATCCAAAACACTGGTTATGA
- a CDS encoding M67 family metallopeptidase, with the protein MEKTNDPGLTFGTFHMTNHVKQIMIAHCKRELPNEACGLVSGENGIAETIWPMENVNRSSFSYSMDLDQIRHVFELIDKRNEDFMGIYHSHPTDCAYPSEGDITLNNYPEVSHIIISFANSTPELKCFQLTGKNVFPIQLKFVN; encoded by the coding sequence GTGGAAAAAACAAATGATCCAGGTTTAACATTCGGTACTTTTCACATGACGAATCATGTTAAGCAAATAATGATTGCCCATTGCAAACGAGAACTTCCTAATGAAGCATGTGGACTGGTTTCAGGGGAAAATGGGATCGCAGAAACAATTTGGCCAATGGAAAATGTCAATAGGAGCTCCTTTTCCTACTCGATGGATTTAGATCAAATTCGTCATGTATTTGAACTTATTGATAAGAGGAATGAAGATTTTATGGGCATCTACCATTCTCACCCAACGGATTGTGCTTATCCGTCAGAAGGAGATATTACTTTAAATAACTACCCAGAGGTAAGTCACATTATTATTTCGTTTGCAAACTCGACCCCTGAATTAAAATGTTTCCAACTAACAGGAAAAAACGTCTTTCCGATACAATTAAAATTCGTAAACTGA
- a CDS encoding DMT family transporter, which yields MQYYYFSLLLLTSLLWGGNFVVGKSLVGHASPMTLTSLRWIIAISCLLPIVWWKERKIFPPRSAIIPLFLMGITGVVLFNLLQFAALEKTTATNVGLISTLNMISIAIFSFFFLKERINILQMFSMFLSLIGVILVLSKGNIDLFLSLRFNSGDLYMMAAVCVWGIYSVCSKWAMITTTPMMSTLYSGIFGLIVLLPFNFSNFTVSNINTSFIQSILYTGVISTVACMVLWNIGVQKLGTTTSGIFLNFNPIFTAILAFLLLGEKMTWVQGIGSGIVIIGCYLFSHFKAKMIFKKNPRQSQIQA from the coding sequence ATGCAATATTATTATTTTTCGTTATTACTTTTAACAAGTTTATTATGGGGTGGAAACTTTGTCGTAGGAAAATCGCTTGTCGGTCATGCTTCTCCGATGACGTTGACGAGTTTAAGGTGGATCATTGCCATTAGTTGTCTTTTGCCAATTGTATGGTGGAAAGAGAGAAAGATATTTCCCCCTCGAAGTGCAATCATTCCTTTATTTTTGATGGGAATTACTGGTGTGGTTCTATTTAATCTATTACAATTTGCAGCATTAGAGAAAACTACCGCCACTAATGTTGGATTAATATCAACATTAAACATGATTTCAATTGCTATTTTTTCATTTTTCTTTTTAAAAGAAAGAATTAATATTCTCCAAATGTTTTCGATGTTTCTTTCGCTTATTGGCGTAATACTGGTACTTTCAAAAGGAAATATTGATCTATTCCTTTCATTACGATTTAATTCAGGTGATTTATATATGATGGCTGCTGTATGCGTTTGGGGAATATATTCCGTTTGTAGCAAATGGGCAATGATAACAACAACACCCATGATGTCTACATTATATTCTGGTATATTTGGACTTATAGTTCTTCTTCCGTTTAATTTTTCTAATTTTACAGTGTCTAATATAAATACTTCTTTTATACAATCTATTTTATATACAGGCGTTATCTCAACTGTAGCATGTATGGTACTTTGGAATATTGGTGTACAAAAATTAGGTACAACAACATCAGGTATTTTCTTGAATTTTAATCCTATTTTCACTGCAATTTTAGCCTTTCTATTATTAGGTGAAAAAATGACGTGGGTACAAGGAATTGGTAGTGGCATTGTGATTATAGGCTGTTATTTGTTCTCACATTTTAAAGCGAAAATGATTTTTAAAAAGAATCCTAGACAATCGCAGATTCAAGCATGA
- a CDS encoding metallophosphoesterase, whose protein sequence is MKAKNKFAAMLTIVTVGLTTSLSNVQAFSESSNSDNKRKPELVFPVISDVHINDGSTADMNKFRTAMDQLNKAAPKQDAFVVVGDLTDYGYATEYDKFFSIYNEKKQGDVQSMFTMGNHDYWNGLSVEKAQDRFLEKTGMDSLYYHKKVNGYDFITLSPENGNTHGLYSVHQINWLGEKLAAAEKENPGQPIFVFLHQHIKDTVYGSDLWGTQENKELLYDTLKKHPQVITFSGHSHYPLEDPRTIHQKDFTSVGTSSVSYLELEPGKLQGFHPEGYRDISQGMIVEVYNNEVVLKKRDFHKDDWAGKPWVIKHPSKKNNFTYTEDRDQLPPVFAGKDKASIVKEKSTLKSLNITFPQANDNMLVHSYHITAKNKETGELDADFIAFSEFYIDPVPKNLEFPVAGLKPGTDYEIKVQALDSFNNSSKKSLLAEGQTKALEMVSAQASPSLVAVGESTTLQVKMKNYGNGNVKGKIKVDAPEGWSVEHNELEYELSGTEEKTLPIKATPSKESSGSSQFTITAYEGGQKIGSKNINVFVNMLLGESFDQLESALKPAVNENIPSSILGWSHAAPNGWSVTNSSNMPAGTMEWQGWSFTTKDFWTKAEDQDRSKFELGQDVIAVADPDEWDDTGSPSSKGFFDSTLTSPSVKVDGTKDLYLGFASHYKQEGTQTAEVTAVFDNGEKQQVLVYDNKDASDNKNGHVLNKYEVKSIKVPEDASSMKVQWRMHNAKNNWFWSIDDIRLDDQMIVSPNE, encoded by the coding sequence TTGAAAGCGAAAAATAAATTTGCTGCAATGTTGACAATTGTGACGGTGGGATTAACAACATCTTTATCAAATGTACAAGCATTCTCGGAATCTTCAAATTCAGATAATAAACGTAAACCCGAGCTCGTTTTTCCTGTTATCAGTGATGTACATATAAATGATGGATCAACTGCTGATATGAACAAGTTTAGAACAGCGATGGATCAATTAAACAAAGCTGCGCCTAAACAGGATGCTTTTGTTGTCGTTGGGGATTTAACGGACTATGGCTACGCTACTGAATATGATAAGTTCTTCTCCATTTATAATGAGAAGAAACAAGGCGATGTTCAATCCATGTTCACTATGGGAAACCATGATTATTGGAATGGACTTTCAGTAGAAAAAGCACAAGATCGTTTTCTCGAAAAAACAGGAATGGATTCTCTTTACTATCATAAAAAAGTAAATGGATATGATTTTATTACGTTAAGTCCGGAAAATGGTAATACGCATGGTTTATATTCTGTTCATCAAATTAACTGGCTCGGCGAAAAGTTAGCTGCAGCAGAAAAAGAGAATCCGGGCCAACCAATCTTTGTTTTTCTTCATCAACACATTAAAGACACTGTGTATGGAAGTGACTTATGGGGAACTCAGGAAAATAAAGAACTTTTATATGATACATTAAAGAAACATCCACAGGTAATTACATTTTCAGGCCATTCTCATTATCCACTTGAAGACCCTAGAACGATTCATCAAAAAGACTTTACGTCTGTTGGCACGTCTTCTGTAAGTTATTTAGAATTAGAGCCGGGCAAACTTCAAGGGTTTCATCCTGAAGGATATCGGGATATTAGTCAAGGTATGATTGTAGAAGTTTATAATAATGAAGTTGTCCTTAAAAAACGTGATTTTCATAAAGACGATTGGGCAGGAAAACCATGGGTAATCAAACACCCTTCTAAAAAAAATAACTTTACATATACAGAAGATCGAGATCAGTTACCACCGGTTTTTGCAGGTAAAGACAAGGCTTCGATTGTAAAAGAAAAATCGACACTAAAAAGTTTGAATATTACATTTCCACAGGCAAACGATAACATGCTCGTACATTCTTATCACATTACAGCGAAAAATAAGGAAACAGGAGAGCTGGACGCAGACTTCATCGCATTTTCTGAATTCTATATTGATCCTGTTCCAAAGAATTTAGAATTCCCTGTAGCTGGTCTTAAGCCAGGTACGGATTATGAAATTAAGGTACAAGCACTAGATTCATTTAACAATAGCAGTAAAAAGTCGTTACTGGCTGAAGGTCAGACAAAAGCTCTGGAAATGGTCTCAGCACAAGCTTCCCCTTCTTTAGTAGCGGTAGGTGAATCGACTACACTACAAGTAAAGATGAAAAATTACGGAAATGGTAATGTGAAAGGGAAAATTAAAGTTGATGCACCTGAAGGCTGGAGTGTGGAGCACAATGAACTTGAGTATGAGCTTTCAGGAACTGAAGAAAAAACGTTGCCAATAAAAGCTACACCTAGTAAGGAAAGTTCCGGTTCATCACAATTCACGATTACTGCTTACGAGGGCGGCCAAAAAATTGGCTCCAAAAATATAAATGTATTCGTAAACATGTTACTTGGAGAAAGTTTTGACCAATTAGAGTCTGCATTAAAGCCGGCAGTGAATGAAAACATTCCAAGTTCTATTCTCGGTTGGAGCCATGCAGCTCCTAACGGCTGGTCGGTTACTAATAGCTCAAATATGCCAGCCGGTACAATGGAGTGGCAAGGTTGGAGTTTCACAACAAAGGACTTTTGGACAAAAGCAGAAGACCAAGATCGTAGCAAATTTGAGCTGGGTCAAGATGTAATAGCTGTAGCGGATCCTGATGAATGGGATGATACCGGTTCACCATCATCAAAAGGCTTTTTTGATAGTACATTAACTTCACCTTCTGTAAAAGTTGATGGTACAAAAGATCTATACTTAGGATTTGCATCCCATTATAAACAAGAAGGAACGCAAACAGCAGAAGTAACTGCTGTCTTTGATAATGGTGAAAAACAACAAGTTCTCGTTTATGACAATAAAGATGCTTCCGATAATAAAAATGGACATGTTTTGAATAAGTATGAGGTTAAATCGATTAAGGTTCCTGAAGATGCTTCTTCGATGAAAGTACAATGGAGAATGCATAATGCGAAAAATAATTGGTTTTGGTCGATTGACGATATTAGATTGGATGACCAAATGATCGTTTCACCAAATGAATGA